In Stenotrophomonas sp. ESTM1D_MKCIP4_1, a single genomic region encodes these proteins:
- a CDS encoding LysR family transcriptional regulator has translation MSINCEILDLRAFLLVAETRSFHRAAESLHVSQPALSRRIQKLEQAVGSPLLERTTRSVSTTAVGENLLPLVRRMLEEFDGSLFSLRGREDTRGATVTIACLPTAAFYFLPSVMARFHEAHPNVRFRILDIPATEGLQAVERGEVEFGINFMGANDPNLDFDVLAEDPFVLACRRDHPLARKRKVEWADLAQHQLITVHRTSGNRTLLDGALARENLKLSWHYEVTHLSTSLGMVEAGIGVSVLPKMATPDGDHPILVTRPIGNPVVSRTIGIVRRRGALLSPTAERFLQMLMSQWRGKP, from the coding sequence ATGAGCATCAATTGCGAAATCCTCGACCTCCGCGCTTTTCTTCTCGTTGCTGAAACGCGCAGCTTCCACCGGGCCGCTGAAAGCCTGCATGTCTCCCAGCCCGCCCTCAGCCGCCGCATCCAGAAGCTGGAACAGGCCGTCGGCTCACCCCTGCTGGAACGCACCACGCGCAGCGTCAGTACCACCGCCGTCGGCGAAAACCTGCTGCCACTGGTGCGGCGCATGCTGGAAGAATTCGACGGTTCGCTGTTCTCGCTGCGCGGCCGCGAAGACACCCGTGGCGCCACCGTCACCATCGCCTGCCTGCCCACCGCCGCGTTCTACTTCCTGCCCAGCGTCATGGCGCGCTTCCACGAAGCGCATCCCAACGTGCGTTTCCGCATCCTCGATATTCCGGCCACCGAAGGCCTGCAGGCGGTGGAACGCGGTGAGGTGGAATTCGGCATCAACTTCATGGGCGCCAACGACCCCAATCTGGATTTCGACGTCCTGGCTGAAGACCCGTTCGTGCTTGCGTGCCGCCGCGACCACCCGCTGGCCCGCAAGCGCAAGGTGGAATGGGCCGACCTGGCCCAGCACCAGCTGATCACTGTGCACCGCACCAGCGGCAACCGCACCCTGCTCGACGGCGCCCTGGCGCGCGAGAACCTCAAGCTCAGCTGGCATTACGAGGTGACCCACCTGTCCACCTCGCTGGGCATGGTCGAAGCCGGCATCGGTGTGTCGGTGCTGCCGAAAATGGCCACCCCTGATGGCGACCACCCCATCCTGGTCACCCGGCCGATCGGCAACCCGGTGGTGTCGCGCACCATCGGCATCGTGCGCCGCCGGGGCGCCCTGCTCTCACCCACCGCTGAACGTTTCCTGCAGATGCTGATGAGCCAGTGGCGCGGCAAACCGTGA